A genomic stretch from Elusimicrobiota bacterium includes:
- the recG gene encoding ATP-dependent DNA helicase RecG — protein sequence MGQTPAADIRKQPVQYLKGVGPRRALALERLGIKSVADLLHHFPRDWQDRRQPTDLSQPLAETLVVARGRVARAEHFQAGPRMAIYKAVLATASGQLPVLWFKHGSRRYDVFEALKRDVVRGRDLWVVGRSEPGLLGACEVHAEEYYREDDPRAAIHVGRIVPVYGLTEGITQRFLRELVFKALADHAAQLREHLPGRILAERRLLAYDQAVRAVHFPAAPAELAAARSRLAYEELLLLELAWFLKRRQTKSLSKGFGYELKRSLLTPYREQLGFELTNAQKRVINEIFDDLRLPSPMTRLLQGDVGSGKTVVALSALLLAVENGYQGAFMAPTEILADQHLSTMKGFLKDLPVRTAMLTSRLKAKEREETLSLVRRGEVDILVGTHALLEEDVIFPRLRLAVIDEQHRFGVRQRATLRQKGSLLDLMIMTATPIPRTLALALYGDLDVSTLDEMPPGKTTARTVHTGEGEALDFLKSEVAAGHQAYVVYPIIEESSRLDLRSAKKEYERLRAGPLAGLKVALIHGAMPGKQKTRIMNEFAAGAWQVLVATPVIEVGIDVHNATVMVIQNADRFGMASLHQLRGRIGRSRLESTCFLVAEAKTPEARKRLATLVASSNGFKIGEEDLKLRGPGEFMGTAQHGELTLKVADIFKDAALLAQARQDAQKALSLDPRLLAPDNAALRQRLLELYQDQWDWVDLA from the coding sequence ATGGGGCAAACGCCCGCGGCCGATATCCGTAAACAGCCGGTCCAATACCTCAAGGGTGTGGGCCCGCGCCGGGCCCTGGCCCTGGAGCGCCTCGGCATCAAGAGCGTGGCGGACCTGCTGCACCACTTCCCGCGGGACTGGCAAGACCGGCGCCAGCCCACGGACCTCTCCCAGCCTCTGGCGGAGACCTTGGTCGTGGCCAGAGGCCGGGTGGCGCGGGCCGAGCATTTCCAGGCCGGCCCGCGCATGGCCATCTACAAGGCCGTTCTCGCCACGGCTTCAGGCCAGCTCCCCGTGCTCTGGTTCAAGCACGGCAGCCGGCGCTACGACGTGTTCGAGGCCCTCAAGCGCGACGTGGTGCGGGGCCGGGACCTCTGGGTGGTGGGCCGCAGCGAGCCGGGACTGCTGGGCGCGTGCGAGGTGCACGCCGAGGAGTACTACCGCGAAGACGACCCGCGCGCCGCCATCCACGTGGGCCGCATCGTGCCGGTCTACGGCCTGACTGAGGGCATCACCCAGCGCTTCCTGCGCGAGCTCGTCTTCAAGGCCTTGGCCGACCACGCCGCGCAACTGCGCGAGCACCTGCCCGGGCGGATCCTGGCCGAGCGGCGGCTCCTGGCCTACGACCAGGCCGTGCGCGCCGTGCATTTCCCGGCCGCGCCGGCAGAACTCGCCGCGGCGCGTTCCCGGCTGGCCTACGAGGAGCTCCTCCTCCTGGAGCTGGCCTGGTTCCTCAAGCGTCGCCAGACCAAGAGTCTCTCCAAGGGCTTCGGCTACGAGCTCAAGCGCAGCCTGCTCACGCCCTACCGCGAGCAGCTGGGCTTCGAGCTGACCAACGCTCAGAAAAGGGTCATCAACGAGATCTTCGACGACCTGCGCCTCCCCAGCCCCATGACCCGCCTCCTGCAGGGCGACGTGGGCTCGGGAAAGACCGTGGTGGCTCTCTCTGCCCTGCTCTTGGCCGTTGAGAACGGATATCAGGGCGCGTTCATGGCGCCGACCGAGATATTGGCGGACCAGCATCTCTCCACCATGAAGGGTTTCCTGAAGGACCTGCCCGTGCGCACGGCCATGCTGACCTCGCGGCTCAAGGCCAAGGAGCGCGAAGAGACCCTGTCCTTGGTGCGTCGTGGCGAGGTGGACATCCTGGTGGGCACGCACGCCCTCCTCGAAGAGGACGTGATCTTCCCGCGCCTGCGCCTGGCGGTCATCGACGAGCAGCACCGCTTCGGCGTGCGCCAGCGCGCCACTCTGCGCCAGAAGGGCTCGCTGTTGGACCTCATGATCATGACCGCGACGCCGATCCCGCGGACTTTGGCCTTGGCTCTCTACGGGGACCTCGATGTCTCCACTTTGGACGAGATGCCGCCGGGCAAGACCACGGCGCGCACGGTCCACACGGGAGAGGGGGAAGCCCTGGACTTCCTTAAAAGTGAGGTCGCCGCCGGCCATCAGGCCTACGTGGTCTATCCCATCATCGAGGAGTCGAGCCGGCTCGACCTGCGGTCGGCCAAGAAGGAGTACGAGCGCCTGCGCGCCGGGCCTTTGGCGGGCTTGAAGGTGGCGCTCATCCACGGGGCTATGCCGGGCAAGCAGAAGACCAGGATCATGAACGAGTTCGCGGCCGGGGCTTGGCAGGTGCTGGTCGCGACCCCGGTCATCGAGGTGGGCATCGACGTGCACAACGCCACGGTGATGGTCATCCAGAACGCCGATCGCTTCGGCATGGCGTCCTTGCACCAATTGCGCGGCCGCATCGGCCGCAGCCGGCTGGAGTCGACCTGCTTCTTGGTGGCGGAGGCCAAGACGCCGGAGGCGCGCAAGCGGCTGGCCACCTTGGTGGCGTCCTCCAACGGCTTCAAGATCGGGGAGGAGGACCTCAAGCTCCGCGGGCCGGGGGAGTTCATGGGCACGGCCCAGCATGGCGAACTCACCTTGAAGGTGGCGGACATCTTCAAGGACGCCGCGCTCTTGGCGCAGGCGCGCCAGGACGCGCAGAAGGCCTTGTCTTTGGACCCGCGGCTATTGGCCCCGGACAACGCGGCCCTGCGGCAGCGGCTTCTCGAGCTCTATCAGGACCAGTGGGACTGGGTCGACCTCGCCTAG
- the rpmB gene encoding 50S ribosomal protein L28: MAYKCTICAKHPVAGASYSHSHRATKRIFRPNLQKQKVVIAGRTRSVYVCTACIKSGRAPRPLQ, translated from the coding sequence ATGGCATACAAGTGCACTATCTGCGCCAAGCACCCGGTCGCGGGCGCCAGCTACAGCCATTCCCACCGGGCCACCAAGCGCATCTTCCGGCCGAACCTCCAGAAGCAGAAGGTCGTCATCGCGGGGCGCACGCGCAGCGTCTACGTATGCACCGCCTGCATCAAGTCCGGCCGCGCCCCGCGGCCCCTGCAATAA
- a CDS encoding endonuclease → MTTRSCGRWAVLTSWLLATALPAASQQVVYQPVRLPAAVLAAPMVGTHLGAMAAPTLHATLSPSLLTPSLSPSLMPRVQVPSLSPSAVPQVAVPGLVPAPSAGRTVAAPDWAKSWVPNAAGLHVPAGHESLATDSSAELHKAISDPRGASLSQVFSSVYDGHSRAAAAVDLSPAEAPAAPAAGYLAEARGLSGSQLLGSLHQITGRNYHSHDYREASQYLFGTAYNITSHGVRGVIDAYSGIFVPGTSHNGGDYSEGGDQDGDGYPERDGMNVEHPWPQSFFDKALPMRSDLHHLLPTFQHPNSMRSNLPFGEVKGSPDYSNNAGAKEGGGVFEPPDVSKGLVARHVLYFYTRYYDRNIMQGAYNHGFFKDRIDMFLRWNREHPPTADELRANDLIEKYQGNRNPFVDDPALADRIGAEGFGAGPGFAKAQPSARQFEPSRQSPDRGQEPERRHGKHHHGGNDRRYAAPAAPARLSPLDFALN, encoded by the coding sequence ATGACAACCCGCTCCTGCGGTCGCTGGGCCGTCCTGACTTCCTGGCTTTTGGCGACCGCCCTCCCGGCCGCCTCCCAGCAGGTGGTCTACCAACCGGTCCGCTTGCCGGCCGCGGTTTTGGCCGCCCCCATGGTGGGGACCCACCTGGGCGCCATGGCCGCGCCGACGCTCCATGCGACCCTCTCCCCTTCGCTCCTGACCCCATCGCTCTCGCCGTCCCTCATGCCCCGGGTCCAGGTCCCCTCTTTGTCGCCTTCCGCGGTCCCGCAGGTCGCGGTCCCCGGGCTCGTGCCGGCCCCGTCCGCGGGCCGGACCGTCGCCGCTCCGGATTGGGCGAAGTCCTGGGTCCCCAACGCAGCGGGCCTCCATGTCCCGGCCGGCCACGAGTCTTTGGCCACGGACTCGAGCGCCGAGCTGCACAAGGCGATCTCGGACCCGCGGGGCGCGTCCCTCTCGCAGGTCTTCTCCTCCGTTTACGACGGCCACAGCCGGGCGGCCGCGGCCGTGGACCTATCGCCCGCGGAAGCGCCTGCCGCTCCCGCTGCCGGCTATCTCGCCGAGGCCCGGGGCCTCTCCGGCTCCCAGCTCCTGGGCTCGCTGCACCAGATCACCGGCCGCAACTATCACAGCCACGACTACCGGGAGGCCAGCCAGTACCTGTTCGGCACGGCCTACAACATCACCAGTCACGGAGTGCGCGGAGTCATCGACGCCTATTCCGGGATCTTCGTGCCCGGCACCAGCCACAACGGCGGCGACTATTCCGAGGGCGGGGACCAGGACGGCGACGGCTACCCGGAGCGCGACGGGATGAACGTGGAGCACCCCTGGCCGCAATCCTTCTTCGACAAGGCCCTGCCCATGCGCTCGGACCTGCACCACCTCCTGCCCACCTTCCAGCATCCCAACAGCATGCGCTCCAACCTGCCCTTCGGCGAAGTGAAGGGCAGTCCCGATTACTCCAACAACGCGGGCGCCAAGGAAGGCGGCGGGGTCTTCGAGCCGCCGGACGTGTCCAAGGGCCTGGTCGCCCGCCACGTCCTCTATTTCTATACCCGCTACTACGACCGCAACATCATGCAGGGCGCCTACAACCACGGCTTCTTCAAGGACCGCATCGACATGTTCCTGCGCTGGAACCGGGAGCATCCCCCGACGGCCGACGAGTTGCGGGCCAACGACCTGATCGAGAAGTACCAGGGCAACCGCAACCCCTTCGTCGACGACCCCGCGCTGGCCGACCGCATCGGCGCGGAAGGCTTCGGCGCCGGCCCCGGCTTCGCCAAGGCTCAGCCCTCGGCCCGGCAGTTCGAGCCCTCCCGCCAGAGCCCGGACCGCGGCCAGGAGCCGGAGCGGCGGCACGGCAAGCACCACCACGGCGGCAACGACCGCCGCTACGCCGCGCCGGCCGCGCCAGCGCGCCTCTCCCCGCTGGACTTCGCCCTGAACTGA
- a CDS encoding RDD family protein: MDIPPQTPEAGVSLQAIPPQAAPVEAAAPALVPAGFWIRAGAYMIDGILITLGQLLIFGFLILVGIPKTVANLCSSLLGVGYFVWMPVANSGQTVGKMAAGIAVVRMDGSPLTYLRCLGRWAGYLVSTILAGLGFVIAAFTDRKRALHDYLADTRVVYVEQVGGARKALLVALALTPALLGVIAALAIPKFMQAAAAAGEESSRGRLTALRSAVAAYSRDNPGQFPADLATLMPKYLPVIDTLKLKDHQETNDTAAYDASACAGAAVDPGKLRDTGKWGYVTDPAASCRGALFVDCTHTDARQKQWASY, translated from the coding sequence ATGGACATCCCGCCCCAGACGCCCGAGGCCGGCGTCTCCTTGCAGGCTATCCCCCCCCAGGCCGCTCCGGTTGAGGCCGCCGCGCCCGCCCTCGTCCCGGCGGGCTTCTGGATACGCGCCGGCGCCTACATGATCGACGGCATCCTGATCACCCTCGGCCAGCTCCTGATCTTCGGCTTCCTGATCCTGGTGGGGATCCCGAAGACCGTGGCCAACCTGTGCAGTTCTCTTCTGGGCGTCGGCTACTTCGTCTGGATGCCCGTGGCCAACTCGGGCCAGACGGTGGGCAAGATGGCGGCCGGCATCGCGGTCGTGCGCATGGACGGCTCGCCGCTGACCTATCTGCGCTGCCTCGGCCGCTGGGCCGGCTATCTGGTCTCGACCATACTCGCGGGACTGGGCTTCGTGATCGCCGCCTTCACCGACCGGAAGCGCGCCCTGCATGATTACCTCGCCGACACCCGGGTCGTCTACGTCGAGCAGGTCGGCGGCGCGCGCAAGGCCCTGCTCGTCGCGCTGGCTCTGACGCCGGCGTTGCTGGGCGTCATCGCAGCCCTCGCCATCCCGAAATTCATGCAGGCGGCCGCCGCGGCCGGCGAGGAGTCGTCCCGGGGCCGGCTCACCGCGCTGCGCTCGGCCGTGGCCGCCTACAGCCGCGACAACCCGGGCCAGTTCCCGGCGGACCTCGCGACACTCATGCCCAAATACCTGCCGGTCATCGACACCCTCAAGCTCAAAGACCATCAAGAGACCAACGACACCGCCGCCTACGACGCCTCGGCCTGCGCCGGCGCCGCCGTGGACCCGGGCAAGCTCCGTGACACGGGGAAATGGGGCTATGTCACGGACCCGGCCGCGTCCTGCCGAGGGGCCCTGTTCGTGGATTGCACGCACACGGATGCGCGGCAGAAGCAATGGGCCTCCTATTAG
- a CDS encoding 4Fe-4S dicluster domain-containing protein encodes MPPLSEFARLIRRAGVVGAGGAGFPSYVKVSSRAETVIVNAAECEPLLQKDQEILEHFAPEVVAGLESVVSATGASRGVIAIKEKHEELVKHLEKAVAGKKALRVHRLGDYYPAGDEYCQVFEVTGKLIPMGGIPLQVGVVVNNVETLYNMARAQDTPVVDTFLTVAGAVKSPCTLRLPVGVSIAEAVALAGGPSAKDPVALDGGAMMGKVAEDFSAPITKTSGGLIILPREHPLVRRKAAGRAAFDRAGKSACDQCTLCTELCPRYLLGYDIQPHKVMRSLLFSPPDRKPWNHWALLCCECKLCSLFACPENLNPGDICGFTKGDLAAQKVNWKNSPLNRGQEPRAHPIRPWRQIPVSQLKSRLGLEDYEAEAPLRQEPYAPALVRIPLKQHVGVPAKPLVTAGQTVKRGDVIGEVPEDQLGVPVHASISGKVTAVKDFVEITA; translated from the coding sequence ATGCCGCCCCTGTCTGAGTTCGCCCGGCTCATCCGCCGCGCCGGCGTGGTCGGGGCCGGAGGCGCGGGCTTCCCTTCCTATGTAAAGGTCTCCTCCCGGGCCGAAACGGTCATCGTCAACGCCGCGGAGTGCGAGCCCCTTCTTCAGAAAGACCAGGAGATCCTGGAACATTTCGCTCCGGAGGTCGTCGCCGGCCTCGAATCGGTGGTGTCGGCGACCGGCGCCTCCCGGGGCGTCATCGCCATCAAGGAGAAGCACGAGGAACTGGTCAAGCACCTGGAGAAAGCCGTGGCCGGAAAGAAGGCCCTCCGCGTCCACCGCTTGGGCGACTACTATCCGGCCGGCGACGAATACTGCCAGGTCTTCGAGGTCACGGGCAAGCTCATCCCCATGGGCGGCATCCCGCTCCAGGTCGGCGTCGTGGTCAACAACGTGGAGACCCTTTACAACATGGCCCGGGCTCAGGACACCCCGGTGGTGGACACCTTCCTCACCGTGGCCGGAGCGGTCAAATCGCCCTGCACCTTGCGCCTGCCCGTAGGCGTCTCCATCGCGGAAGCCGTGGCCTTGGCCGGCGGCCCCTCGGCCAAGGACCCCGTGGCCCTGGACGGCGGGGCCATGATGGGCAAGGTGGCCGAGGACTTCTCCGCGCCCATCACCAAGACCAGCGGCGGCCTCATCATCCTGCCGCGCGAGCATCCCCTGGTGCGGCGCAAGGCCGCGGGGCGGGCCGCTTTCGACCGCGCCGGTAAGTCCGCCTGCGACCAATGCACCCTGTGCACGGAGCTCTGCCCCCGCTATCTCCTAGGCTACGACATCCAGCCGCACAAGGTCATGCGCAGCCTGCTGTTCTCTCCCCCGGACCGCAAGCCCTGGAACCACTGGGCTTTGCTCTGCTGCGAGTGCAAGCTCTGCAGCCTCTTCGCCTGCCCGGAGAACCTCAACCCCGGCGACATCTGCGGCTTCACCAAAGGCGACCTCGCGGCCCAGAAGGTCAACTGGAAGAACTCCCCCTTGAACCGCGGCCAGGAGCCGCGCGCCCATCCCATCCGGCCCTGGCGACAGATCCCGGTGAGCCAACTCAAGAGCCGGCTGGGGCTGGAGGATTACGAGGCCGAGGCGCCCCTGCGCCAGGAACCCTACGCGCCGGCGCTGGTGCGCATCCCTCTCAAGCAGCACGTAGGCGTGCCGGCCAAGCCCCTGGTGACTGCGGGGCAGACGGTCAAACGCGGTGACGTGATCGGCGAGGTCCCCGAGGACCAGTTGGGAGTGCCGGTGCACGCCAGCATCTCCGGCAAGGTGACCGCGGTCAAGGATTTCGTGGAGATAACTGCATGA
- a CDS encoding BMC domain-containing protein — MNNAIGGVELSSMARGFDVTDTMLKTAPVKLLLARTVCPGKYIVLVTGEVADVQASVDAGGNRAGVSCVDRFVIPNIHPEVMPAISGTALVDKLEALGVVEAFSISAMIEGADAAVKAASVRLIELRLAMAMGGKAFVTMTGSVASVDTAVAAAAAAVGRRGLLVEKVVIPQPRPELFTEML; from the coding sequence ATGAACAATGCCATCGGCGGGGTGGAGCTTTCCAGCATGGCGCGCGGCTTCGACGTGACCGACACCATGCTCAAGACCGCGCCCGTCAAGCTCCTGCTGGCGCGGACGGTCTGCCCGGGCAAATACATCGTCCTGGTCACGGGCGAGGTCGCCGACGTGCAGGCCAGCGTGGACGCCGGCGGCAACCGCGCCGGCGTCTCCTGCGTGGACCGCTTCGTCATCCCCAACATCCACCCCGAGGTCATGCCCGCCATCTCCGGCACGGCGCTGGTGGACAAGCTCGAGGCCCTGGGCGTCGTGGAGGCCTTCTCGATCTCGGCCATGATCGAGGGCGCCGACGCCGCGGTCAAGGCCGCGTCCGTTCGCCTCATCGAGCTGCGCCTGGCCATGGCCATGGGCGGCAAGGCCTTCGTGACCATGACCGGCAGCGTGGCCTCCGTGGACACGGCCGTGGCCGCGGCCGCGGCCGCGGTGGGCCGCCGCGGGCTCCTGGTCGAGAAGGTGGTCATCCCGCAGCCCCGGCCGGAACTCTTCACCGAGATGCTCTAG
- a CDS encoding ribonuclease Z: MGGGLEVVVLGSGAFTPARKPSQVRNPAGYAVRLPGGLLLFDLGFGDLWQLARSGLRPAAASDLFLTHRHPDHAGDLAALLFHLRYDEPPRSGRLRLWGPAGLAGFVARLRRAFHPWLEPRGYRLELRVLADGDRACGAGWRVDALRAPHPTPALSYRLRAAGRSVVFSGDTGPNPRLERFAAGCDLLILEATLPAGRREPGHLDAEQALAAARAAAPRLTVFSHLSEGSEADLRRLLRRAPRLPGKVAQDGMRLRYR, from the coding sequence ATGGGCGGCGGGCTGGAGGTCGTGGTGCTGGGCTCAGGGGCCTTCACCCCGGCGCGCAAACCGAGCCAGGTGCGCAACCCGGCCGGCTACGCGGTGCGCTTGCCCGGCGGACTCCTGCTCTTCGACCTGGGCTTCGGAGACCTCTGGCAGCTGGCGCGCTCGGGCCTGCGCCCCGCCGCGGCCAGCGACCTGTTCCTGACGCACCGCCATCCCGACCATGCGGGCGACCTGGCCGCCCTGCTCTTCCATCTGCGCTACGACGAGCCTCCGCGCTCCGGCCGGCTGCGCCTATGGGGCCCCGCCGGCCTGGCCGGGTTCGTGGCGCGGCTGCGGCGGGCATTCCATCCCTGGCTGGAGCCCCGGGGCTACCGCCTGGAGCTCCGCGTGCTCGCCGACGGGGACCGGGCCTGCGGAGCGGGCTGGCGCGTGGACGCCCTGCGCGCCCCGCACCCCACCCCGGCGCTGAGCTACCGTCTGCGCGCCGCCGGCCGCAGCGTGGTCTTCTCGGGAGACACCGGTCCCAACCCGCGCCTGGAACGCTTCGCGGCCGGCTGTGACCTGCTCATCCTGGAAGCCACTCTGCCTGCGGGCCGCCGGGAGCCCGGCCATCTCGATGCGGAGCAGGCGCTGGCCGCGGCCCGGGCCGCGGCGCCGCGCCTGACCGTGTTCTCACACCTGTCCGAGGGATCGGAGGCGGACCTGCGCCGCCTGCTCAGACGTGCGCCCCGCCTGCCTGGGAAGGTCGCCCAGGACGGCATGCGCCTGCGGTATCGGTGA